From the genome of Triticum aestivum cultivar Chinese Spring chromosome 3B, IWGSC CS RefSeq v2.1, whole genome shotgun sequence, one region includes:
- the LOC123065306 gene encoding uncharacterized protein: MDNAGLLAACLATVVAYLLAGHRLVGAADARWRHLRLIVPIGRRAKHVALAVALCLHAAVLLSSFTTSRDLAMHLHNTEAKLTRMEQIIQNQEKHNNEMMNSIASMLSNNSDDIKLLTYKLAKADGTPNSEFTVAVEDDLQPGETMDQEFPSISDGPEDAPIPDQQDEATEPHKPWRFIPVPEGHVFVPECVGDELIVHIRPSSQSDSEHGATVDADQQLPFTRGYPEAGTPSFYDGGPYRALFWSLPELDDQGPKNVLPLPWSRSEMWGRLTAAALDGTWAVNPPIIHEHALPESVTLSTDVVMFYRPDPEAGGTNVMIAAIEDVEHVYSMEEHGGPAVTALTPHSILPTYSGLP; encoded by the exons ATGGACAACGCCGGGCTGctcgccgcctgcctcgccaccgTCGTGGCCTACCTGCTCGCTGGACATCGATTGGTGGGTGCCGCCGACGCTCGCTGGCGCCACCTTCGTCTCATCGTTCCCATTGGCCGGAGAGCCAAACACGTGGCGCTCGCCGTCGCGTTGTGCCTTCACGCGGCGGTCCTCCTCTCGTCCTTCACCACCAGCAGGGACCTCGCGATGCACCTCCACAACACGGAGGCGAAGCTAACGCGCATGGAGCAAATTATCC AGaaccaagaaaaacacaacaaCGAGATGATGAACAGCATAGCAAGTATGTTGTCCAATAATTCAGATGACATAAAGTTGCTGACCTACAAACTCGCCAAAGCCGACGGCACGCCAAACTCTGAATTCACTGTCGCAGTGGAAGATGATCTCCAGCCAGGTGAAACCATG GATCAGGAGTTTCCCAGCATTAGTGATGGCCCGGAGGATGCACCGATACCTGATCAGCAAGACGAAGCAACGGAACCACACAAGCCATGGAGATTCATCCCGGTGCCCGAAGGCCACGTCTTTGTGCCAGAatgcgtcggcgacgagctcataGTGCACATCCGGCCGTCCTCGCAAAGTGACTCCGAGCACGGCGCCACCGTTGACGCCGACCAACAGCTCCCCTTCACCCGCGGATATCCGGAGGCGGGAACGCCGTCCTTTTACGACGGCGGTCCTTACCGCGCGCTGTTCTGGTCGCTGCCCGAGCTTGACGACCAAGGCCCAAAAAACGTCTTGCCGTTACCATGGTCGCGGTCGGAGATGTGGGGCAGGctgacggcggcggcgctggatgGGACTTGGGCCGTAAACCCCCCGATTATACACGAACATGCGTTACCTGAGTCCGTGACGCTCTCCACCGACGTGGTGATGTTCTACCGGCCGGACCCGGAGGCTGGGGGAACGAATGTGATGATTGCTGCAATCGAGGATGTGGAGCATGTATATAGCATGGAGGAACATGGCGGCCCGGCGGTAACCGCTCTCACGCCGCACTCTATTCTTCCCACTTATTCTGGACTTCCCTAG